The proteins below come from a single Chitinophaga pinensis DSM 2588 genomic window:
- a CDS encoding PepSY-associated TM helix domain-containing protein, with protein MTVKKLIGKVHLWLGFISGIGVFMIAITGCILAFQQEIESLTKPYMYTESKPDVNPLPPSTLKAIAVKEIKDKQPNGINYPGKDKSASVMFYGADPDYYYQVFMDPYTGKVINVWSEEDDFFHFILHGHYYLWLPPKIGQPVVASVTLIFVVMLISGLILWWPKNKAAARQRFSIKWDAKWRRLNYDLHNVLGFYILVIGLLIATTGLVWGFEWFSNGLYYATSGGKALPPYAPPLSDTTKHARYSIPEDQVWQQLLAKAPQGAGINIGFSTEKSASIAASVNYRPGTYYKSDNYYFDRNTLAVLPAEGPYTGEYAKASFANKLRDMNYDIHVGAILGIPGKILVFMASLVCASLPVTGIYIWWGRRNKKVKKSPATSTTSRVKV; from the coding sequence ATGACTGTAAAAAAACTCATTGGTAAAGTCCACCTCTGGCTGGGCTTTATTTCCGGCATCGGCGTTTTCATGATCGCCATTACCGGCTGTATCCTCGCGTTCCAGCAGGAAATAGAAAGCCTGACCAAACCTTACATGTACACAGAGAGTAAGCCAGATGTCAACCCACTGCCACCTTCCACACTAAAAGCAATTGCAGTAAAAGAAATCAAGGACAAACAGCCCAACGGCATCAACTACCCCGGCAAGGATAAAAGCGCTTCCGTAATGTTCTACGGCGCGGATCCGGACTATTACTACCAGGTATTCATGGACCCATATACCGGCAAAGTGATCAATGTATGGAGTGAAGAAGACGATTTTTTCCATTTTATATTACACGGACATTACTACCTCTGGCTACCGCCAAAGATCGGCCAGCCGGTAGTCGCCTCTGTGACCCTGATCTTCGTGGTGATGTTGATTTCCGGTCTGATATTGTGGTGGCCAAAGAATAAAGCCGCCGCCCGCCAGCGCTTCAGTATCAAGTGGGACGCAAAATGGAGAAGGCTCAATTATGACCTGCATAATGTACTCGGATTTTATATACTGGTGATAGGCTTGCTGATTGCGACAACCGGCCTGGTATGGGGCTTTGAATGGTTCAGTAACGGACTGTACTATGCCACCTCAGGGGGAAAGGCGTTGCCGCCATATGCTCCACCGCTGTCAGATACGACGAAGCACGCCCGGTACAGTATCCCGGAAGACCAGGTCTGGCAGCAGCTACTGGCAAAAGCGCCTCAGGGCGCTGGTATTAATATCGGCTTTTCAACAGAGAAATCAGCATCAATCGCAGCATCTGTGAACTACCGTCCCGGTACATACTATAAGTCTGACAACTATTATTTTGACCGCAATACCCTGGCTGTTCTACCAGCTGAAGGCCCTTATACCGGAGAATATGCCAAAGCCAGCTTCGCCAACAAGCTGCGGGATATGAATTACGATATCCATGTCGGGGCTATATTAGGCATTCCGGGAAAGATCCTTGTTTTTATGGCTAGTCTGGTCTGTGCCAGTCTGCCGGTAACAGGAATCTATATATGGTGGGGCAGAAGAAACAAGAAAGTCAAAAAGAGCCCTGCTACGAGTACAACCTCCCGGGTAAAAGTCTGA
- a CDS encoding DMT family transporter, translating to MRQIVIGLLFAILWASAAVATKFGIHSADALILANVRFLLAGGGMLLFAYLGQKGEHRLPRGKEWKQLLIFGSLNTTVYLGCFVLAMKSVSAGIGSLSTATSPLFIMVISALWLKRSLKWYEIVGMLLGMAGVGLATYPLLHDSHATVGGIATLLFGMLAVSVATVYYARIKWEMANVVINGWQVFLGGLLFIPITAFFANFETSHLDLRFWLSVGWLIIPVSIIALQLWFYLVRKDAVRASLWLFLCPVFGFLYSSVLLHEPITWFTFAGTFLVIGGLYLAQREKFQKKVADEK from the coding sequence ATGCGCCAGATCGTAATAGGATTACTCTTCGCCATACTGTGGGCATCCGCAGCCGTGGCTACCAAATTCGGTATTCACTCCGCAGATGCGCTGATACTTGCCAATGTCAGGTTTCTGCTGGCAGGAGGAGGGATGCTGCTGTTTGCTTACCTGGGACAGAAAGGTGAACACCGTTTGCCCAGGGGAAAAGAATGGAAGCAGCTGCTGATATTCGGATCATTGAATACTACTGTTTACCTGGGGTGTTTTGTACTGGCAATGAAATCCGTATCTGCGGGTATCGGTAGTTTATCCACCGCTACCAGCCCTTTGTTCATTATGGTGATATCCGCACTGTGGTTAAAGCGTTCCCTGAAATGGTATGAGATCGTGGGCATGTTGCTGGGAATGGCCGGCGTAGGACTGGCTACCTATCCTTTGCTGCACGATAGCCATGCAACGGTGGGAGGGATCGCTACTCTGCTGTTTGGTATGCTTGCCGTATCTGTAGCGACCGTATATTATGCACGGATTAAATGGGAGATGGCCAATGTGGTAATTAATGGCTGGCAGGTGTTTCTCGGCGGACTACTATTCATTCCCATCACCGCATTTTTTGCAAATTTCGAAACCTCACACCTCGATCTCCGGTTCTGGCTGTCAGTTGGCTGGTTGATCATACCCGTATCTATTATCGCTTTGCAGTTATGGTTCTACCTCGTACGGAAAGACGCCGTACGTGCCTCTCTGTGGCTCTTCCTGTGCCCCGTTTTCGGATTCCTGTATTCCTCGGTACTGCTGCATGAACCAATTACCTGGTTCACATTTGCAGGTACGTTCCTGGTAATCGGCGGCCTGTATCTGGCACAAAGGGAAAA
- a CDS encoding sialate O-acetylesterase translates to MQLTTLLKPLLTGVLSCTLILNSFADVRLPALVGSNMVLQRNKPLNIWGWADKGEKVTVSFRNGVYKTTTAADGKWKVQLPAQQAGGPYTMTVTGHNTIKLDNILVGEVWIASGQSNMEMPLKGWGKILNHDQEIAVANYPEIRLFQLKHTTSTAPQEDVNPWDGGWQACTPQSIPEFSSVGYFFAREIYTHEHIPVGVIHTSWGGTVAEAWTSGESIKKIPAFADTVKAFESLPTPLSPSNPNKATLLYNAMIHPLLPYAFRGVIWYQGEGNAERAYQYREVFPTMIKDWRKQWHNGDFPFYFVQLANFKDKQTQPVESDWAELREAQLMTLSLPNTGMATAVDIGDAKDIHPKNKQEVGRRLSLIARAKVYGEKIPYSGPIYQSKLITGNKVTLSFKNADNGLVMKNGTSLKGFEVAGADKKFHWAQATISGNRVIVSSNEVDKPVAVRYSWADNPDGNLYSGAGLPASPFRTDSFQGVTYGKK, encoded by the coding sequence ATGCAACTGACCACGTTACTCAAGCCCCTGCTTACCGGGGTGCTATCATGCACACTTATCTTAAATAGCTTCGCAGATGTTCGTTTACCCGCTTTGGTCGGTAGTAACATGGTGTTACAGCGTAATAAACCATTAAACATCTGGGGATGGGCTGATAAGGGAGAAAAAGTGACCGTTTCTTTTCGTAACGGTGTTTACAAGACCACCACTGCTGCGGATGGAAAATGGAAAGTACAGCTACCCGCACAGCAGGCGGGAGGCCCGTATACAATGACCGTTACCGGCCATAATACCATAAAACTGGACAACATTCTGGTAGGTGAAGTATGGATCGCATCCGGACAATCCAATATGGAAATGCCCCTCAAAGGATGGGGTAAAATCCTCAACCATGACCAGGAAATCGCGGTTGCTAATTATCCGGAAATCCGTTTGTTCCAGCTGAAACACACTACCAGCACTGCACCACAGGAAGATGTAAATCCATGGGACGGCGGCTGGCAGGCATGTACGCCACAGAGCATTCCGGAGTTCTCTTCCGTTGGATATTTCTTTGCCCGTGAGATTTATACACACGAGCATATACCCGTGGGGGTTATCCACACTTCTTGGGGTGGAACTGTTGCCGAAGCGTGGACAAGTGGGGAATCTATCAAAAAGATCCCGGCATTCGCAGATACAGTAAAAGCATTTGAAAGTCTGCCGACACCTTTGTCTCCTTCTAATCCGAATAAAGCCACCCTGCTTTATAACGCTATGATCCATCCGCTGCTGCCGTATGCCTTTCGCGGTGTGATCTGGTACCAGGGAGAAGGTAATGCAGAAAGAGCTTACCAGTACCGTGAGGTATTCCCAACCATGATCAAAGACTGGCGTAAACAATGGCATAACGGCGATTTTCCTTTCTACTTCGTACAACTGGCCAATTTCAAAGATAAACAGACACAACCTGTGGAGTCCGACTGGGCAGAGTTAAGGGAAGCACAATTAATGACGCTGTCACTGCCTAATACCGGTATGGCTACAGCGGTGGATATCGGGGATGCAAAAGATATTCACCCGAAAAATAAACAGGAAGTAGGCCGCCGCCTGTCCCTGATCGCCAGGGCAAAAGTGTATGGGGAAAAAATACCCTATTCCGGTCCGATTTATCAGTCCAAACTGATAACGGGCAACAAGGTGACACTGAGCTTCAAAAATGCAGATAACGGGCTTGTAATGAAGAATGGAACAAGTCTGAAAGGTTTTGAGGTGGCAGGCGCTGATAAGAAATTCCATTGGGCACAGGCAACTATCAGTGGTAATCGTGTGATCGTGTCAAGCAACGAGGTGGATAAACCTGTTGCGGTACGTTACAGCTGGGCCGACAATCCGGATGGTAACCTGTACAGCGGAGCGGGTCTGCCGGCAAGTCCGTTCCGTACAGACAGCTTCCAGGGAGTGACCTACGGTAAAAAATAA
- a CDS encoding glutaminase family protein, producing MKRIFGIAAVLLSQQLYAQQQQAPAYPLITHDPYFSVWSATDNLNASATRHWTGTEQSLTGFVKVDGVIYRVLGAPGHLYKQLAATADAAPYEVRYTETAPAKGWEDPAFSDADWKTGKAPFEKERKTAGTPWFSDDVWVRRTFNVDDTNVDNLLLKINHDDNAEVFLNGELIYSYVGWLNHMSYFPIKDEVRKKLRKGTNVLAMHCTNTRGGAYLDGGIVTELKDKWADKVKLAEQKSVELTATQTAYNFTCGKVDVKLTFTSPLLMKDLDLMSRPVSYISYKVKANDGSKHKVEVYFGASSDLAVNTPAQEVTAQQYNSEGLSILKTGTLAQPVLAKRGDDLRIDWGYLYVAVPQSAGAKQFVTGEGVAVGAFAGKGKTATVDKGTQLVLNTTVSLGKVDGTEKEQVFLLGYDDLYSIQYFNTNLRPWWKKDDSYTIEKELKKAQDEYTAIIGRCNAFDKELFEDTKKAGGEKYAKLCVLGYRQSISAHKLVKSPQGEILFLSKENFSNGCINTVDVTYPSAPLYLIYNPDLMKGMLTGIFYFSESGKYTQPYAAHDLGTYPLANGQAYGEGMPVEESGNMIILTAAIAKAEGNANYAKQHWKTLTTWAEYLLKEGFDPANQLCTDDFAGHLARNANLSVKAIVGLGSYAMLADMLGDKATAAKYRQAAKDMVPKWMQLADDGDHYTLAFENKGSWSQKYNLVWDKVLGLDLFPKSVYQKEIKYYLTRQLTYGLPLDSRKNYTKSDWIIWTATLADSPADFSAFIDPLYKYAQETTSRVPISDWHETEDGKMVGFQARSVVGGYFMPLLGATIKK from the coding sequence ATGAAGAGAATTTTTGGTATCGCAGCCGTATTGCTGTCACAGCAGCTCTATGCGCAGCAACAACAGGCGCCTGCCTACCCGCTGATCACACATGATCCGTATTTCAGCGTATGGTCAGCAACGGACAATCTGAACGCATCTGCTACCCGTCACTGGACCGGTACGGAACAATCCCTGACAGGGTTTGTAAAAGTAGATGGCGTTATTTACCGTGTGCTCGGTGCACCGGGACATTTGTACAAACAGCTGGCAGCGACCGCTGATGCCGCACCTTATGAGGTACGTTACACAGAAACAGCGCCTGCTAAAGGATGGGAAGATCCTGCATTTAGCGATGCAGACTGGAAAACCGGTAAGGCGCCTTTTGAAAAAGAAAGGAAAACTGCAGGTACACCCTGGTTTTCTGATGATGTATGGGTACGCAGAACATTCAACGTGGATGATACCAATGTGGATAACCTGCTGCTCAAAATCAATCACGATGACAATGCTGAAGTTTTTCTGAACGGAGAACTGATCTACAGTTATGTGGGATGGTTAAATCACATGTCCTATTTCCCGATCAAGGATGAAGTAAGAAAGAAACTGCGTAAAGGCACTAATGTACTGGCCATGCATTGTACCAATACCAGAGGCGGCGCTTACCTTGATGGTGGTATCGTAACTGAACTCAAAGACAAATGGGCAGATAAAGTAAAGCTCGCAGAACAGAAAAGTGTAGAACTGACTGCCACGCAGACAGCCTATAACTTCACCTGTGGAAAAGTAGATGTAAAACTGACCTTTACTTCTCCGCTGCTGATGAAGGACCTGGATCTGATGTCCCGTCCTGTTTCTTATATCTCTTATAAGGTAAAAGCAAACGACGGCAGCAAACACAAAGTGGAAGTATACTTCGGTGCTTCTTCTGACCTGGCGGTAAATACACCTGCACAGGAAGTGACTGCACAACAATACAACAGCGAAGGTTTATCTATCCTTAAAACCGGTACCCTTGCACAACCAGTACTGGCAAAGAGAGGCGATGACCTGCGTATCGACTGGGGATATCTCTATGTAGCTGTTCCACAGTCGGCCGGTGCGAAGCAGTTTGTCACCGGAGAAGGAGTAGCAGTTGGTGCATTTGCCGGTAAAGGAAAAACAGCCACAGTTGATAAAGGCACACAACTGGTGCTGAACACGACAGTGTCACTGGGTAAGGTGGATGGTACAGAAAAAGAACAGGTGTTCCTGCTGGGATATGATGACCTGTATTCCATTCAGTATTTCAACACCAACCTGAGACCGTGGTGGAAAAAAGATGATAGTTATACGATCGAAAAAGAACTCAAGAAAGCGCAGGATGAATATACTGCGATCATCGGTCGTTGTAATGCATTTGACAAAGAACTGTTTGAAGACACTAAAAAAGCGGGTGGTGAGAAATATGCAAAACTGTGTGTACTTGGCTATCGCCAGAGTATCTCTGCACACAAGCTGGTAAAGAGTCCGCAGGGGGAGATCCTGTTCCTGTCCAAAGAAAACTTCAGTAACGGTTGTATCAACACGGTAGATGTAACGTATCCTTCTGCACCCTTATATCTGATATATAATCCAGATTTGATGAAAGGTATGCTAACTGGCATATTCTACTTCAGCGAAAGTGGAAAATATACACAGCCTTATGCGGCACATGACCTGGGTACCTATCCACTGGCAAATGGGCAGGCATATGGTGAAGGTATGCCGGTTGAAGAATCTGGTAACATGATCATTCTGACAGCGGCAATTGCAAAAGCAGAAGGCAATGCTAACTATGCAAAGCAACATTGGAAAACCCTGACTACATGGGCAGAATACCTGCTGAAAGAAGGTTTTGATCCGGCTAACCAACTTTGTACGGATGACTTTGCGGGTCACCTGGCAAGAAATGCCAACCTCTCTGTTAAAGCGATCGTGGGTCTTGGTTCTTACGCGATGCTGGCTGATATGCTGGGGGATAAAGCTACTGCAGCGAAGTACAGACAAGCAGCAAAAGATATGGTACCTAAATGGATGCAGCTGGCAGATGATGGCGATCACTATACACTGGCATTCGAAAACAAAGGTTCCTGGAGCCAGAAATACAACCTCGTATGGGATAAAGTACTCGGACTGGATCTGTTCCCGAAATCCGTTTACCAGAAAGAGATTAAATATTATCTCACCCGTCAGTTAACATACGGACTGCCACTGGATAGCCGTAAAAATTACACTAAATCTGACTGGATCATCTGGACAGCAACGTTGGCGGATAGTCCTGCTGACTTCTCTGCATTCATTGATCCCTTATATAAATATGCACAGGAAACAACCTCTCGTGTACCTATCAGTGACTGGCATGAAACGGAAGATGGTAAGATGGTCGGATTCCAGGCAAGGAGTGTAGTAGGTGGCTATTTTATGCCGTTATTAGGCGCTACTATAAAAAAATAA
- a CDS encoding glycoside hydrolase family 88 protein: protein MKMHLFAAAALLSIGSYLPMQAQQALPPKKETLKTLTLVNRYFMEKWPDAGKDIVLKKTWPSHIWTRAVYYEGLMALYQIDPQQSYYDYAVQWGDKHNWGLRGGITTRNADNQACGQTYIDLYLLDKKQHDNRIHDIKASIDTMMLTDVIDDWDWIDAIQMAMPVMARLGKLYNDTAYYHRMYEMYAYTKYKHGTEGLYNQQEHLWWRDKDFVPPYKEPNGGNCYWSRGNGWVLAALLRTMEQLPQSSPYYKIFLQDFKDMSAAILKLQRPDGFWNASLHDPTNFGGKELTGTSLFVYGMAWGVRKGYLDKKTYQPAITKAWNALTKECVHDNGMLGYVQSTGKQPSDGQPVTYDKIPDFEDYGLGCFLLAGSEIYKSK, encoded by the coding sequence ATGAAGATGCATCTTTTCGCAGCAGCTGCTTTGCTAAGTATCGGCAGTTATCTGCCAATGCAGGCACAGCAGGCGCTGCCGCCAAAAAAGGAGACCCTCAAAACCCTGACCCTCGTTAACCGTTATTTTATGGAAAAATGGCCGGATGCCGGCAAAGACATCGTATTGAAAAAGACCTGGCCTTCTCACATCTGGACCAGGGCTGTCTATTACGAAGGTCTGATGGCCCTCTACCAGATCGATCCGCAGCAAAGCTATTACGACTATGCCGTACAGTGGGGTGATAAGCACAACTGGGGCCTCCGTGGAGGTATTACAACCCGCAATGCCGACAACCAGGCCTGCGGACAAACATATATCGACCTCTACCTCCTCGATAAAAAGCAACACGATAACCGTATTCACGATATAAAGGCATCTATCGATACAATGATGCTCACCGACGTGATCGATGACTGGGACTGGATAGACGCCATTCAGATGGCCATGCCCGTAATGGCGCGATTGGGTAAGCTCTATAATGACACTGCCTATTATCATCGCATGTATGAGATGTATGCCTACACCAAATACAAGCACGGCACAGAAGGGCTGTACAACCAACAGGAACATCTCTGGTGGCGCGACAAAGATTTTGTGCCTCCCTACAAAGAGCCCAACGGAGGCAATTGTTACTGGAGTCGTGGCAATGGCTGGGTACTGGCCGCCCTGCTAAGAACAATGGAACAGCTCCCACAAAGCTCTCCCTACTACAAGATCTTCCTGCAGGACTTCAAAGATATGTCAGCTGCTATCCTTAAACTCCAGCGCCCTGACGGCTTCTGGAATGCCAGTCTCCATGATCCCACCAATTTCGGCGGAAAGGAACTGACCGGCACCTCCCTTTTTGTATATGGTATGGCCTGGGGCGTACGCAAAGGCTATCTTGACAAGAAAACCTATCAGCCCGCCATCACTAAAGCGTGGAACGCGCTCACCAAAGAATGTGTACACGACAACGGTATGCTTGGCTACGTACAAAGCACCGGAAAGCAACCCTCCGACGGCCAACCCGTTACCTACGACAAGATTCCCGACTTCGAAGACTATGGCCTGGGCTGTTTCCTGCTCGCCGGCTCTGAAATCTACAAGAGTAAATAA